The DNA region GGGGTGTTCCGCTCCAAGGCAGAACGACGGTCTTGCCCAGCGTAGAGCGGGGCAATACGGAGCCGGTAGACAACTGGCCCTACGAGAGGTCGCGGGGGTGTCCATATGAAGAGCGGCGTCAAAGAGGAGAGGCGAGTGGTATCTTCAGGGGCAAGGAGCACTGGAGGGTCGGGCGATACTACGCGTGCTACTGCACAGGTCCGTCCTGTTATGACAATTGGACGGAAGTCCCTATCTAAGAGCCGGACGCAGAACTCGTATACACCTTCAGGCAGGAGACCGGTAACGAGGACCTGCTCTTCGATGCCAGCCTCGATCTCTGTTGCTTCATAGTTGATAATTTCAGAACCAGTAAGGGTCAACGTCGTCGGCCCAGCCGGGATCGCAATGCGGGGTTGGCGAGGGTGGCCATCCTTGGAGCGAGCTACAACTCTCTGCGTCTGCGCATCCCGCAGCTCAAAGCTAATCACAGCATTTGGGTAGCTTGGCGTTGGGGAGGAAGAAGAGATGAGCACTCGAATGAGCGTTGGATCCTCTTGCCAGGCTGAGATCGCTGCCGGCAGCGGATCGCGGAGGAGGACGGTGAGACTGAGCTGCTGGGCCGCCACAGGGATGGCGCATACAAGAGCTATCAACCAGTGCATTGTGGAGTTCCTCTCTTGGTCCTACCTGGACTACACCCTCCCCTGCGTTCGCAGCGCATAGTACTTGTGTCCCTCCCCTAAGGTTCCTTTGGGAATAAGTGCAAAAGTAGGGGATCGGCAGCCATGATACGGCACGTTGGTTGAGCTACCCTGGACAAAGTTGCGATGCGTCAATAGTACGCAGCAGAGAGGTATTAGTGGCCGTGCTGCATGCGACATATCGTGACGAGGGTTGGCGCCTCCGAGGGGCGCTCCTCCTGACTTGTGGACTCGTCGTCATCCAGGCTGTAGGGGCATGGTGGTCGAGCAGCCTTGCTCTGCTGTCGGATACGGGGCATTTGTTGACCGATCTCTTGACGCAACTGGCTGCGTACGTAGGGCTGTCCATCGCCAGCTACTCACCGCGTCCTGGCTCTCGCTTCACTTATGGGCTGCACCGGGTAGAAGTGGTCGTGGGAATTGTCAGTGCGGCATTCCTCTTGGTGCTCTGTGGATGGATAGCATGGGAGGCATTCGAGCGCCTGTGGACCCCCTATTCTGTCCTCCCACTGCCGATGGTTATCGCTGCACTTGTGGGGTTGGTGGGGAATGCTGTGGTGGTTGCCTTCCTGCGGCACGCTCATAGCCTTAGCACCCGGGCAGCGTACCTCCATGCGCTCAGCGACATGGCATCGTCGTTAGCTGTTGTGGTTGCTGGCGCAGCTTTGTGGTGGACAGGTGCTGCATGGATTGATCCGGTACTCTCGCTCGTTCTAGTTGGCTTCTTACTTCGGCATACGCTTGTGCTGTTGTGGGAGGCGCTAGGGATTGTGCTGGAAGCGTCTCCACGCGGGGTATCAGTCCCTCAGGTAGAGGAGGCACTTCGCCAGCTACCGGGCGTGCTGGATGTCCATGATTTGCACGTGTGGGGAATTGCCTCGCAAGAGGCAGTGCTGAGTGCTCATTTGGTTGTGGACTCCTCGGCCGCTACAGCCACTGTGCTCGAGCAAGCACAGAAAGTGCTCCAAGAGCGCTTTGGAATTCACCACAGCACGTTGCAGCTTGAGTCATCCGAGTTTGCGCAGGCCCGGCAGTGTGCGAACTGCTGCTACGCTGGGCGGTGAGGGGACCTGTTACGCTTTCGTAACGTGCAGGTAACACCCAGGTTGCAGTGCTGGGGGAATTTCGCGCCTGGCAGAGGGTACGTGTCACAACATTTGCAGCTCCAATGGGATTTCTGAGTGTGTGCGCTGCTGCCTTACTGGTTGGTCATGCCATTGCCACGGCGCAGAGTAGCGACGGGCTGTTACGAGGGATCGTGCAGGATGCCGAGACGGGTGAGGGGCTGGGGAGGGCCACGATTATAGTGATGGGGCGCGATACAACAGGGGCCTTTGCAGACTTCCGAGGGAACTTTCGGCTGCGGGTCAAGCCGGGTCAGTACCGTCTCCGAGTATCCATGGTGGGCTACTCGGCAATGGAGCGCGAGCTCACAGTCCGGGCTGGCGACTCCGTCTGGCTGAGTGTTCGCCTCTACCCGACGGTACGGCAGATGGAAGGGGCCGTTGTGGAGGCTCGTCGCGACCGAGCGAGCGCGGAGAGTGCGATTAGCGTTCGGCGGTCTGCGACGGCCGTCGTGGAGGTCGTAGGAGCAGAGCAGTTGCGCCTCAGTGGAGATGCTGATGCAGGGCAAGCCCTCCAGCGGATCAGCAGCGTGACCGTTATGGAAGGGAAGTACCTCTTCGTACGTGGTACGAACGAGCGCTACAGCACAATCCTGCTCAACGGGCTGCCAGTTGCAATGTCGGAACCAGACCGCCGCGGCATAGCCTTAGAACTCTTCCCCACAGAGCTCCTAGAGCAAGTCTCTGTTGCAAAGGCTGCTACTGCTGAGAGCCCTGTTGCCGCAGGTGGGGTTGTAGAGCTACGGACGGTGGACATCCCGGATCGCCCCTTCATCCAGCTACGCTTGGGCAGTCCATACATTGCCGGGACGAGCTTTCGGAAGAACGGTTACTGGCACTACCCTGCAGGACCCCAGGACTGGCTGGCATGGGACACCGAGTGGCGCCATATGCCGCCCGGGATACCTAGCTCGCGGCGTGAAATGAGCGAACTCCTACGGGCTGTGTGGAATCCATACGACACAACAGGAGCACAGCAGCGGTGGGTAGAGCTTGGGCGCGGCTTCAACAATCAGCTCTGGAGGCGGGATACGACAACGGTTTCCGTGTTGCCCAACTTCCAGTTGGCGGCTGGATGGAGTTCGCCAATTGGGACTGCGTCTGAAGTAGGACTCGTGGGAACCCTACTCTACGAGCGTTCGGCGGCTATTCGAGAGGGACTCTGGCGTGGGCTCTTGGCAGACCGTCAGCTCCTATTCGAACACGCGGGCAGAGAGGCCAATCGTGGTACCAGCTTAGCAGCGTTGCTCAATGTCGGCTATCGTCTCGGGGACGCGCATCGTTTCCATCTCCGTAACCTCTTTAGCCGTTCGCTCTCAGACCGCTTCCTGTTCTTAGAGGGGGCTGATTTTCAATACCAGATGCTCCAGCTGCGCCACTACGTCTACCACCTGACGCAGTATCAGTTCTGGAACAGCCAGCTAGGGGGCGAGCATGCTCTCAATGGTTACGCGCTGGCATGGGAGTTCAGTCGTGGGGAAGCTCGGCAGCAGCAACCGGACTACCGCCGTCTCCGGTACCAGCGCCAGATCCACAGCAACCCCGACGATCCTTACGTAGCTGAGATTCCGGCGACCCAACAGGGCGACGGAACGCGGGCCGGGCGGTACTTCATAGACCTCCTGGAGAAGACCTCAGCAGCGAAGGTTCGGGGGCGCCTTCCATTGGCGGTCGGTTCACTGCAGCTTGGGTTCTCCTGGGAGCAGCGTCAGCGGCATTTTACAGCGCGCTCCATTACCCTCGTCCAGGCCCGAGGGGGAGCGCGTGACGTTGATCTGACGCTGCCGCCAGAGGAGCTCCTCCGCCCGGAGAACTTCCGCGAAGACGGACTTGGGATTTCTGAGGATACGAAGCTGAGCGACTCCTACCAGGCTGGTGAAAAGGTGTGGGCAACCTACGCGATTGGTGAAATCCCGGCGAACTTCTTGCAGCTCTCGCTTCGCTTCGCCGTGGGAGTCCGAGCAGAGTTAGCGCAGCAGGACCTGTCAACCCACTACATCAACGACCAGCCATTGAGCGAGCACCGTCAATGGCTCAACTGGCTACCGACTGTCAACGCGGTGCTCCGTCTCAGCGATCAATTCCAGATCCGAAGTGCGCTCTTCCGCTCGGTGACCCGTCCAACATTCCGAGAGGTTGCTCCTTTCGCTTTCTTCGATGTGACGGAACAGGCGCTCGTCCAAGGGAATCCTCTACTGAAGCCTGCTGAGACGTGGAGTGCAGAGCTGCGGATGGAATGGTACCCGACACTATCGGAGTACTTCAGCGTGGGGGTCTTCGGTAAGCGGATCACAAACGCGATCGAAGAGACGATCTTCCCGCAGCAGAGCGAGCTAACACGCACGTTTGCAAACTCCGAAAATCCAGCGCAACTATG from Candidatus Kapaibacterium sp. includes:
- a CDS encoding cation diffusion facilitator family transporter, with product MAVLHATYRDEGWRLRGALLLTCGLVVIQAVGAWWSSSLALLSDTGHLLTDLLTQLAAYVGLSIASYSPRPGSRFTYGLHRVEVVVGIVSAAFLLVLCGWIAWEAFERLWTPYSVLPLPMVIAALVGLVGNAVVVAFLRHAHSLSTRAAYLHALSDMASSLAVVVAGAALWWTGAAWIDPVLSLVLVGFLLRHTLVLLWEALGIVLEASPRGVSVPQVEEALRQLPGVLDVHDLHVWGIASQEAVLSAHLVVDSSAATATVLEQAQKVLQERFGIHHSTLQLESSEFAQARQCANCCYAGR
- a CDS encoding TonB-dependent receptor; the encoded protein is MGFLSVCAAALLVGHAIATAQSSDGLLRGIVQDAETGEGLGRATIIVMGRDTTGAFADFRGNFRLRVKPGQYRLRVSMVGYSAMERELTVRAGDSVWLSVRLYPTVRQMEGAVVEARRDRASAESAISVRRSATAVVEVVGAEQLRLSGDADAGQALQRISSVTVMEGKYLFVRGTNERYSTILLNGLPVAMSEPDRRGIALELFPTELLEQVSVAKAATAESPVAAGGVVELRTVDIPDRPFIQLRLGSPYIAGTSFRKNGYWHYPAGPQDWLAWDTEWRHMPPGIPSSRREMSELLRAVWNPYDTTGAQQRWVELGRGFNNQLWRRDTTTVSVLPNFQLAAGWSSPIGTASEVGLVGTLLYERSAAIREGLWRGLLADRQLLFEHAGREANRGTSLAALLNVGYRLGDAHRFHLRNLFSRSLSDRFLFLEGADFQYQMLQLRHYVYHLTQYQFWNSQLGGEHALNGYALAWEFSRGEARQQQPDYRRLRYQRQIHSNPDDPYVAEIPATQQGDGTRAGRYFIDLLEKTSAAKVRGRLPLAVGSLQLGFSWEQRQRHFTARSITLVQARGGARDVDLTLPPEELLRPENFREDGLGISEDTKLSDSYQAGEKVWATYAIGEIPANFLQLSLRFAVGVRAELAQQDLSTHYINDQPLSEHRQWLNWLPTVNAVLRLSDQFQIRSALFRSVTRPTFREVAPFAFFDVTEQALVQGNPLLKPAETWSAELRMEWYPTLSEYFSVGVFGKRITNAIEETIFPQQSELTRTFANSENPAQLWGIELEGRKNLSFLGPWGQSIVLFGNYSYVHGRVGVRSGGLIVKRQLWGQAPYSLNAGIVWQAPWKGELSLQWNRIGRRIVKVGQPEQYSFPDPHIYEVPRNLVDVVYLQSLPAGLSLSVKVKNLLQSPVRWEQGGIEVHRYAEPRVVSVSVSYRLQ